Part of the Candidatus Thermoplasmatota archaeon genome, GGACCAGTTCCTCTGGAAGGAATTGTGGGGAAGCGCCGTCGCCGACGCGTCGGGGCAGGGTCGCGCCTGCTGGGACACCGTGCAGCGCCAGGTCGCCTTCGCCGTCCCGGCCGGGCGGTCGCCCGCCGAGTTTGTCTGCGTCCGCGAGGACTATTCGCTCGCAAGCGAGCTCATCTACGGCGCGATCACGGCGCTGGCGCTCTTGGGCATCTACGTCCATCTCGTCAAGCGCTTCTCCGTGGAAGTCGACGCGCGGTTCATCGGCGCGCTCCTGCCGTTCATCCTCTTTGGCCCCGCCGTGCGCACGCTCGAGGACACGGACGCCTTCGGCCGCCCGTACTCCTACTTCACGATCAGCCCGTTCCTGTATCTCCAGATCGCCGTCTACGTCGTCCTCTTCATCCTCCTTGGCGTGACCCTCGCGCGCCGGCGGGACCTTCCCTGGCTCACCCGCACGGCCGCCTTCGCCGCCGTGCTGTTCGCCTTCGTCGCGGTGGCCACGCTCGCCTACGCGGCCGACCCGCAGAACATCACGCGCGCCGCGCATCCTGCGTACTTCGCCCTTGGCGCCCTCGTCGGCACGGCCGGCTTCGGCTACGCGGCGCGGGAAGGGCGCGACGGCGTGAACGCCTCGCTCCTCTTCGCGGGCCTTGCCTTCCTCGTCCCCGCGCTTGCCATGATCGGCGTGTGGCTCTCGGGGAACCCTTGGCCCTCCGTCTTCACGGGCGCGCCGTCCATCAAGTGGGCCTGCCCCACGCTTGGCACCGATCCCGGCGCGTGCCTGTTCACCCACGCCGTGCCGTGGGTCCTCGGGATCGCCGCCGCCGTCACCGGCGCGGTGCTCCTCGTGAGCCGCGTCGCGTCGGCGAAGATCCCCGCGCTTGCCGCCTACGGCGTGCCCGTCAACCTCGCGCTCGTGCTGGGCCACCAAATCGACGGGTGGGCGACGCTCGTTGCCATCCACGACCCCTTCGGGCTCGGATTCGACGCGCTCGGCTACGGCGAGAAGCACGTCGTGAGCGACTTCTTCCTGCAGATGGGCGGCGGGTTCGGGTTCCCCATCATCAAGCTTCTCGTCGTGCTCGCGATCGTGTACTTCCTCGACGTGGCCTACAAGGACGACCTCAAGCAGGATCGCAACCTCGTGGGCCTCGTCAAGATGGCCATCCTCGTCGTGGGCCTTGCGCCGGGGCTTCGCAACCTGTTCCGCATGACGATGGCGACGTGAGGCTCACTCGCCACTTGGCCAGACGTGCCAGGTTCCCTGCGCCGTCGCCAGGAGCTTCCCCTCGGCGTCGAAGGCGCGCCCTTCGGCAAACGCGGCGCGCTTGGCGCGACGCGTGACGACGCCCTCGGCCCGAACGGGCCCCGGCGTCACGCCCGCAAGGTAGCTCACGGAGAGCTGGAGCGTCGCGCACCATTCGTCCTCGCCAAGCGTGCTCACGACGGCGGCGCCCATGACCGTGTCGAGGAGGCTTGCGGCCAAGCCCCCGTGGGCGACGCCGCCGAGGTTCGTGTGCTCCTCCTTCACCGCAAGCGACGCCTCGCACCGCCCCGGTTCGCGGGACGTCACCTCGATGCCGAGCATCTTCGAGAAGTGGGAGGCTTGCGGCTGCCGCAGGCGTTCGAGGAAATCCTTGCGCGTGGCGGGCTTGCCGGCGGGCTCTTCGCTTGCCATGGGCGCCGCCTCAGGCGACCTCGAGCGTCTGCTCGCGGCCCGGGCCCACGCTTACGGTGCGGATCGGCGCGCCGATCTCCCGCTGGACGAACTCGAGGTACTCGCGCGCGCCGCGCGGGAGCGCCGTGAGACCGCGCGCGCCCGGGGCAAGCGAGATCGCCCCAAACCCGTCGAACTCCTTCCAGACGGGCTCCGCCTCCGAAAGGTCCCGGCCGGCCGGCGGGAACCGGACTTCCATGCCGTCGACGCGGTAGGCCATGCAAACGCGGAGCGGACCGAGGTCGGCGAGCACGTCGAGCTTCATGACCGCAAGCGACGTGAACCCGTTCACGCGCGCGGCGTGGCGGAGGAGCGGAAGGTCGAGCCACCCGCAGCGCCGCTTGCGGCCGGTGGTCGTGCCAACCTCGCGGCCCACCTGCGCGATGCGGTCGCCCGTGGCGTCCGAAAGCTCCGTCGGGAACGGGCCGAGGCCCACGCGCGTCGTGTACGCCTTCATGACGCCGAGGACCTCCGAGATGGCCGTCGGCGGGATTCCGGTTCCCGTGCACGCGCCGCCCACCGTCGTGCTGCTGCTCGTGACAAACGGGTACGTGCCGTGGTCGAGGTCGAGGAGCGTCCCCTGCGCGCCTTCGAGGAGCACGCGTTGGCCCTGCGCGAGCGCCTCGTGCAGAAGGGCCGTCGTGTCGGCCACAAACGGCCGAAGCCGCGCGCCGTAGGCGCCGTACTCGCGCTCGATCGCCGCCGCGTCGAGGCGCTCCTTCGAGCCCATCGCGTCGAGCACGCGCTGCTTCTCGGGGACGATCCCCGCCAGGCGCGCCGAAAGAAGGCGCGGGTCGCAAAGCTCGGCCATGCGGATGCCCGAGCGCGCGACCTTGTCCGTGTACACGGGGCCGATTCCGCGCTTGGTGGAGCCGACGGCGCTTTGGCCCTGCTCGGCGAGCGCGTCGAGGATCTTGTGCCACGGAAAGATGACGTGGGCGGAGGCCGAGATCGCAAGGTTGCCGACGGGGCGCCCGCGCGCGGCAAGCTCGTCGATCTCCTTCAGGAGCCCGGGGGGATCGACGACGACGCCGTTTCCGACGACGGCCTTCTTCGAGGGGTGCAGGACGCCCGCGGGCAGGAGGTGCAGCTTGAACTCCTGCCCGGCCACGACGATCGTGTGGCCCGCGTTGTTGCCGCCTTGGTAGCGGGCGACGACGTCGGCGCGCTGCGCCTCGTAGTCCGTGATCTTGCCCTTCCCCTCGTCGCCCCATTGCGCCCCGACGATCGCCACGGCGGGCATGCGGCCAGCCAACGGCGACGGCCTTTAAAAGCGCATGCGGCCGCCGCCGGTTTTAGGGTCATAAAACGATCCCCGCTTCGAAAGGGTGAAGAACGGCGCCCGCGGTGCCGCGCCCATGTCGGACGTGCCCGCGCGCGTGGTCGGCTTCTTTGCGATCGCCGCCGTGATTCTGGGCGCGTCCTGGGCCGTCGCCCAGTGGGACCCCGTCCCCTCGGCGGCCGCGCAGGCGGTCGAGGTGCGCGAGATCTCCTCGCTGGGCCTCGTCGCGCCGGGCACGCAGGCCACCTTCGCGCTTCTTGTCACAAACGGCGGCGGGGCGGAGCAGACCCTCGCGCTCTCGCTGCGCGCGCCGCCTGGCTTCGAGGGCCGTTTTGTCCCCTCCGCGCTCACGCTTGCGCCCGGGGAATCCCGCGGCGCCTTCCTCACGGTGTCCGTTCCCGACGGCGCAAACGGGGCGGCCACGCTTGTGGCCGAGGCGCGCGGCGAGACGCAGCGCGGCTCCGTCGTCCTGCCGCTTGCCGTCGGCCGCGGGAGCGCCGGGCCGCTTCCGGGCGAGAGCGCGACCGCCTTCCTCACGGGCCGGACGCTCGACGGCCGCGTCTTCTGGACGTCCTCGGCCCGCGTGCAGGACGCCGTCGTGTCGCTTGGCACCGACGTGCCCGCGTTCCTCCGGCACGAGGCCTACGAGCAGTTCCCGCGCGGCGACCTTCTGCTGCGCATGGACCCCGACGCGCGGCCGGCGGGCCTTCGGCTGGGCATCCTCGACATGCGCGCGGGCGAGTCGCGCACCTTCATCGTGCCGCCCGAGCTTGCCTTCGACGCCGGGCCGGTGCCGATCACCCTCTCGCGCTTCGAGGAGTTCGCGCGCGTTCGGACGGTCGACCCGAATCTCGCGCTTCCGGCGGGCGCGTTTGCGGAGCTTCCGCGCGTGGGAGACGCGATCGTGCGGGAGAGCCACCTTGGGGCGGGCCAAGCGACCTACCGCGTCGCGTCGGTCACGGCCGCAAGCGTGCACCTCGTCCTCGATCTCTCGCCGGGCGACCGGCTCGCGCTTGGCGACCGGTTCTCGGGCCTTGGCGCCGCGTGGGAGGTGCGCTCCGTGGACGGCCGCGCGACCATCTCCTTCGAGGCGCCGCCGGGGACCTTCCTCACGTTGTACCCGCCGCTTGCCGGCCAGACGGTCGTGGATGCCCTCACGGAGACCACGGTGCGGCTCGACACGGCGCCTCCGGTCGGGTTCGAGTTTCCGACGCCCGGCTATGGCTGCGCGCAGACGGGCCGCGTGACGGCCGTCACCGAGACCGAGGTCGTCGTGCTCGCTCCGCGGCACGAGCTTTGCGGCGTGACGGTGGCCTTCGACGTGGACGTGCGGTCGTTCCGCTAGGCGGGCGCCCGCGGGCCACGTGCACGAGGTGCGAAAGCTCGGGTAGAAGGATCGCGCGCATCGCCAGCCGGCAGCCCTGCGGCGAGCCCGGCAGGGCCGCCACGATCTTGCCCTCCCGCGTCACGCCGGCAAGCGCGCGGCTTGCGATCGCCGCCGTGCCCACCTGCGCGGCGCTTGCGCGGCGGAAGGCCTCGCCAAAGCCCGGAAGCTCGCAGCGGAGAAGCGGCGCGAGCGCCTCGGGCGTCACGTCGCGGGGCGAGGCGCCGGTGCCGCCGTTCACCAGAAGCGCGTCGGCGTCGCGGAGGAGGTCCCGCGCCGCGGCGCGGATCGCGCGCACGTCGTCCTTCACCACGCGGTAGCCCGCGATCGCGTGGCCAGCGCGGGCCAGGAGCTCGACGAGGAGGTGGCCCGAGTCGTCGGTGGCCGCGCTTCGCGAGTCGCTTGCCGTAAGCACGGCGACGCGCAGGCGCGCGGGCGCGGCGCGCTTGTGCTCGCGGACGCTCACGCGCGACGCCTCCGGGGCGATTGGCCCTTGCGCTTCTCGAGCACGCGCAGGCTCTCGATGCGCGTGCGGGGGTACTGCCCGCGCGCGTCCTTCTCGAGCGGCTTTACCATGTCCCACACGCAAAGGAGCGCGGCGGCGGCGCCCGTCAGGGCCTCCATCTCGACGCCCGTCCGGTACTCGGCGGCGACCTCGCACCGCGCGACCACGCGGTCCTTCTCCAGCCGAAGCGTGACGTGCGCCGACGTGAGGGGGATCGGGTGGCACAGGGGCAGCGTCTCGGGCGTGCGCTTCACCGCCTGGAGGCCGGCCACGGTCGCCGTCGCGACGACGTCGCCCTTTTCGATCGTGCCCCGGCGGATGGCCTGCACGGTGCGGGCGGAGAGCCGGAGCACGCCCTCGGCGACGGCCCGCCGCGCAACGAGATCCTTGTCGCCCACGTCGACCATGCGCGCCGTCATGGGGCTCCCACCCATCGGGCCCGCTCGACCACGCCGTCCTTGCCCACGTGCTCCTTCTTCCAGATGGGAACGCTCGCCTTGAGCTCCTCGACCATCCATCGGCAGGCGGAAAACGCCGCGTCGCGGTGGGAGGCGCTTGCGGCCACCCACAGGACGGGCTCGCCCACCGCAAAGCGCCCCGCGCGGTGGACCACGCGCGCCTTGCACAGGCCAAAGCGCTCCACGGCCCGCTCGGCAAGCGCCTGGAGCTTGGCCTCGGCCATTCCCTCGTAGAACTCGTACTCGAGGGCCACGACGGGCGACCCCCCGCTCTCCGACCGCACGGTCCCGACGAACGAGGCGACGGCGCCGGCGGAGGGATCGGAGACTTCCCGCAGAAGCTCGTCCAGGCTTGCCGCGTGGGGCTGGATGCGAGCGCCGGCGGCCGGAAGGGTCGGATCGGGGGCTCCGCCGCTCACCGCCCTCGTGGAATCCGCGTCGCGTTCGGATTCCCCGGGGCCGTTCGCGGCTCCGCCGCTCACGGGCTCCGTGGAACGCTCGCGTTCCCCGTCGCCGGTGCCGGCTCCGCCGGACACCGGCGGCATGATCGCCACCTCGTCGCCGTCGCGCACGGGGTCTTCCGCGCGCGCGAACTCGCGGTTCACGCTCACGAGGAGGTGCCCCCGCAACGGGGCGAGCTTGGGAAAGCGCGCCACGAGGGCGTCGAGGAGCTCCCGCGCGGTCGCGCCGTCGCGGATCTCCCACGGGATCTCGCGTTCGCCCACGATCTCGCGCGGCGAAGCGAAGAACCGGACGCGCACGCGGGCCATGCCCGGGCGATCCGCGGGGGGGGCCAAAGCCTTTCGGTCGCCCGGATCAGGCCGTCTTTCGCGGGGCAAGGAGCCACCGGCGCGCCTCGGCCTCGTCGTCGAAGTACTCGATGCGAAGGTTCGTCGTGGCCCGCAGCACGAGGTTCGCGACGACGTGATGGTACGGGCGAGCGCCCACGATCGCCACGCGAGCGTCCCGCGTCCGCCGGGCGATGTCGTAGTACACGCGACGGACCTCCGGGGGCGCCTGGCCGCCCTCGCGCGGATCGGCCAGCAACCGGAGGGGGCTTCGCTCGACGAGCGGCGCCATGACGCGCTCGAGCTCTCGGGCGTCCTCGATGGAGATGTCGCCCCGCCGCACGAGCCGGACGATGCCTTCGGCATCCTCGACGAGGGTCACCGACGGCGTTTGGAGAAGCACCTGGACTCCCGTCTCGGTCCCCGCCGCTCCTCCGCTCACGCGCGTGCGACGATGCTCCTGTTCTTAAAGTTTCGCGAAGAAGCCTCGGCGGCGCGCCAAGCGGGCGGGCGATCACGACTTCGGGACCTTCTCCCAGTCCTTGAGGAACTGCTCGAGGCCCCGGTCCGTGAGGGGGTGCTTCACCATCTGCTCGAGGACCTTGTAGGGAAGGGTGGCGATGTCCGCGCCGGCGAGCGCGCACTCCACCACGTGCACCGGGTGCCGGACGGAGGCGGCCAGAACCTCCGTCTCGAAGTCGTAGTTGTTGTAGATCGCCACGATCTGGCGAAGGAGGTCCATCCCGTCGTGCGAGACGTCGTCGAGCCGGCCCACGAACGGCGAGATGTACGCGGCGCCCGCCTTGGCCGCAAGGAGCGCCTGGTTGGCGGAGAAGCACAGGGTCACGTTGACGGGGATGCCCTTTTTCGCGAGCGCCCGCGTCGCCTTGAGCCCGTCGGCCGTGAGCTGGCACTTCACCACGATGTTCTCGTGCAGCTTCGCCAGGTCCTCGCCCTGGCGGACCATCTCGTCGGCCTTCGTGGAGGTGACTTCCGCGCTGATGGGACCGTCGACGATTTCGCAGATCTCCTTGAGAATGGAGCGGAAGTCCTTGCCCGTCTCCTTCGCAACGAGGCTCGGGTTCGTGGTGACGCCGTCGAGGACGGCCCAGTCGGCCGCGCGGCGGATCTCGTCGATGTTGGCCGTGTCGAGGAAGAGCTTCATGGTCCCGCGGTTCCCCGAGATGGAGGCGGGCTCATGAACGTTTGGGGCCAGCGGCCGGGCGCGCGGGGCCCTCACGCCCGCTTTCGCAGCACGATCTCGATGGAGTACTCGCCGTCGCTTGGGCGGTCCGGGTCGCGGATCGTGTGGCCTTCGTCGCATCGCCGCGCCTCGAGCACCTCGAAGCCCGCGAGCGTCCGCTCGACGAGCGGCAGAAGCCCGATCGTGTCGGGCGGGTCGTCGCGGTCGAGGAGGAAGTAGTGCTTGTGGTCGTCGTTCCAGCGCGAAGGAAGCGTGCGCTTCTTCTCGTACAGGTCGCGGTCGGGGACGTAGAGGAGGAGGAATCCGCCGGGCTTGACGACGCGCCACCAGTTGCGAAGCGCAAGCGCCGGGTCCTCCATGTGCTCAAGCGTGTGGGAGGAGTAGGCGAAGTCGTAGGAGGCGTCGGGCGCGCCGGCGAGGTGGTGCGCGTCGCCGTCCTCGAGGTCCCATCCCCGGCAGTTGGGCGCGAGCACGT contains:
- a CDS encoding DUF63 family protein; amino-acid sequence: MADPESAEATAASDDAPAPAPQPPETPGAARERLAEFYARNKSALWTAAILGPMLVVLVGNFVAPQIFWDQFLWKELWGSAVADASGQGRACWDTVQRQVAFAVPAGRSPAEFVCVREDYSLASELIYGAITALALLGIYVHLVKRFSVEVDARFIGALLPFILFGPAVRTLEDTDAFGRPYSYFTISPFLYLQIAVYVVLFILLGVTLARRRDLPWLTRTAAFAAVLFAFVAVATLAYAADPQNITRAAHPAYFALGALVGTAGFGYAAREGRDGVNASLLFAGLAFLVPALAMIGVWLSGNPWPSVFTGAPSIKWACPTLGTDPGACLFTHAVPWVLGIAAAVTGAVLLVSRVASAKIPALAAYGVPVNLALVLGHQIDGWATLVAIHDPFGLGFDALGYGEKHVVSDFFLQMGGGFGFPIIKLLVVLAIVYFLDVAYKDDLKQDRNLVGLVKMAILVVGLAPGLRNLFRMTMAT
- the fsa gene encoding fructose-6-phosphate aldolase encodes the protein MKLFLDTANIDEIRRAADWAVLDGVTTNPSLVAKETGKDFRSILKEICEIVDGPISAEVTSTKADEMVRQGEDLAKLHENIVVKCQLTADGLKATRALAKKGIPVNVTLCFSANQALLAAKAGAAYISPFVGRLDDVSHDGMDLLRQIVAIYNNYDFETEVLAASVRHPVHVVECALAGADIATLPYKVLEQMVKHPLTDRGLEQFLKDWEKVPKS
- a CDS encoding PaaI family thioesterase translates to MASEEPAGKPATRKDFLERLRQPQASHFSKMLGIEVTSREPGRCEASLAVKEEHTNLGGVAHGGLAASLLDTVMGAAVVSTLGEDEWCATLQLSVSYLAGVTPGPVRAEGVVTRRAKRAAFAEGRAFDAEGKLLATAQGTWHVWPSGE
- the moaC gene encoding cyclic pyranopterin monophosphate synthase MoaC, whose amino-acid sequence is MTARMVDVGDKDLVARRAVAEGVLRLSARTVQAIRRGTIEKGDVVATATVAGLQAVKRTPETLPLCHPIPLTSAHVTLRLEKDRVVARCEVAAEYRTGVEMEALTGAAAALLCVWDMVKPLEKDARGQYPRTRIESLRVLEKRKGQSPRRRRA
- a CDS encoding FKBP-type peptidyl-prolyl cis-trans isomerase translates to MSDVPARVVGFFAIAAVILGASWAVAQWDPVPSAAAQAVEVREISSLGLVAPGTQATFALLVTNGGGAEQTLALSLRAPPGFEGRFVPSALTLAPGESRGAFLTVSVPDGANGAATLVAEARGETQRGSVVLPLAVGRGSAGPLPGESATAFLTGRTLDGRVFWTSSARVQDAVVSLGTDVPAFLRHEAYEQFPRGDLLLRMDPDARPAGLRLGILDMRAGESRTFIVPPELAFDAGPVPITLSRFEEFARVRTVDPNLALPAGAFAELPRVGDAIVRESHLGAGQATYRVASVTAASVHLVLDLSPGDRLALGDRFSGLGAAWEVRSVDGRATISFEAPPGTFLTLYPPLAGQTVVDALTETTVRLDTAPPVGFEFPTPGYGCAQTGRVTAVTETEVVVLAPRHELCGVTVAFDVDVRSFR
- a CDS encoding STAS/SEC14 domain-containing protein, whose translation is MSGGAAGTETGVQVLLQTPSVTLVEDAEGIVRLVRRGDISIEDARELERVMAPLVERSPLRLLADPREGGQAPPEVRRVYYDIARRTRDARVAIVGARPYHHVVANLVLRATTNLRIEYFDDEAEARRWLLAPRKTA
- a CDS encoding MoaD family protein, whose amino-acid sequence is MARVRVRFFASPREIVGEREIPWEIRDGATARELLDALVARFPKLAPLRGHLLVSVNREFARAEDPVRDGDEVAIMPPVSGGAGTGDGERERSTEPVSGGAANGPGESERDADSTRAVSGGAPDPTLPAAGARIQPHAASLDELLREVSDPSAGAVASFVGTVRSESGGSPVVALEYEFYEGMAEAKLQALAERAVERFGLCKARVVHRAGRFAVGEPVLWVAASASHRDAAFSACRWMVEELKASVPIWKKEHVGKDGVVERARWVGAP
- a CDS encoding class I SAM-dependent methyltransferase, whose translation is MGELSHRLVLRVKRIAPPALWRQVQRGYYGARRAWFDRFGRPVLPRETSKARERRLREGFFDKYCRGQGIDIGCAGDVLAPNCRGWDLEDGDAHHLAGAPDASYDFAYSSHTLEHMEDPALALRNWWRVVKPGGFLLLYVPDRDLYEKKRTLPSRWNDDHKHYFLLDRDDPPDTIGLLPLVERTLAGFEVLEARRCDEGHTIRDPDRPSDGEYSIEIVLRKRA
- a CDS encoding molybdenum cofactor biosynthesis protein B; translation: MSVREHKRAAPARLRVAVLTASDSRSAATDDSGHLLVELLARAGHAIAGYRVVKDDVRAIRAAARDLLRDADALLVNGGTGASPRDVTPEALAPLLRCELPGFGEAFRRASAAQVGTAAIASRALAGVTREGKIVAALPGSPQGCRLAMRAILLPELSHLVHVARGRPPSGTTARPRRRPPSRRKARAAERARRPRSR
- a CDS encoding adenylosuccinate synthase, which encodes MPAVAIVGAQWGDEGKGKITDYEAQRADVVARYQGGNNAGHTIVVAGQEFKLHLLPAGVLHPSKKAVVGNGVVVDPPGLLKEIDELAARGRPVGNLAISASAHVIFPWHKILDALAEQGQSAVGSTKRGIGPVYTDKVARSGIRMAELCDPRLLSARLAGIVPEKQRVLDAMGSKERLDAAAIEREYGAYGARLRPFVADTTALLHEALAQGQRVLLEGAQGTLLDLDHGTYPFVTSSSTTVGGACTGTGIPPTAISEVLGVMKAYTTRVGLGPFPTELSDATGDRIAQVGREVGTTTGRKRRCGWLDLPLLRHAARVNGFTSLAVMKLDVLADLGPLRVCMAYRVDGMEVRFPPAGRDLSEAEPVWKEFDGFGAISLAPGARGLTALPRGAREYLEFVQREIGAPIRTVSVGPGREQTLEVA